In Nocardioides conyzicola, one genomic interval encodes:
- a CDS encoding nuclear transport factor 2 family protein: MDDDRDEIHRLVLAYCRAVDRLQYDDIRAVYARDGIDHHTGFDGTADEYVAWLRRVLPMLGGTMHIVGNHLAEVDGDRAVAETYGTAVHWGSPADEPALNFTTGFRYVDRLVREDGRWVVAERFAVREWTRSDAGLRRDAEAAGPRGSRDREDPVYRLLDELSP, encoded by the coding sequence GTGGACGACGACCGCGACGAGATCCACCGGCTGGTGCTCGCCTACTGCCGCGCCGTCGACCGGTTGCAGTACGACGACATCCGCGCCGTCTACGCGCGCGACGGGATCGACCACCACACCGGCTTCGACGGCACGGCGGACGAGTACGTCGCGTGGCTGCGCAGGGTGCTGCCCATGCTCGGCGGCACGATGCACATCGTCGGCAACCACCTCGCCGAGGTCGACGGCGACCGGGCCGTCGCGGAGACCTACGGGACAGCCGTCCACTGGGGGAGCCCGGCGGACGAGCCGGCCCTCAACTTCACGACCGGCTTCCGGTACGTCGACCGCCTGGTCCGCGAGGACGGCCGCTGGGTGGTCGCGGAGCGGTTCGCCGTCCGGGAGTGGACCCGTTCGGACGCCGGCCTGCGCCGGGACGCGGAGGCGGCAGGCCCGCGCGGCAGCCGGGACCGCGAAGATCCCGTCTACCGGCTGCTGGACGAGCTGTCGCCCTGA